One window of Saprospiraceae bacterium genomic DNA carries:
- a CDS encoding metallophosphoesterase, which translates to MGFLIPILLILAIDFYAFQGLKTLLSSSVQHANYIYLSYWLISIVLPALFVFGMIEMRRNHQMPVIWVTLGNIWFILLMTKLVFILVLFGEDIYRFFEAIYFKLSNYFSNELTEQSPSMASRRKFVSQGALFLASIPFMSLTYGLLRGRYQYKIHKQTVYYKDLPEAFDGFRICQISDIHSGSFEDREGVIKGLDLIKSLNSDLIVFTGDLVNTFSTEFDPWVADFKNLKAPYGQYSILGNHDYGEYTQWETEAAKQQNFEAIKAHHSDMDFRLLLDESIKIEKNNQSIRLLGVENWGVGFGKRGNLEKALSQVSESEFKVLLSHDPTHWENEVKMHPQHIHLTLSGHTHGMQMGIEIPGFKWSPIQYRYPKWAGLYQEAGRNLYINRGFGVLGFRGRVGIWPEITEITLKRGDESV; encoded by the coding sequence ATGGGCTTTTTAATCCCAATTTTATTGATATTGGCTATCGACTTTTATGCCTTCCAAGGTTTAAAGACCCTGTTGTCGAGTAGCGTGCAGCATGCAAATTATATTTACCTGAGTTATTGGTTGATTTCGATCGTGCTTCCGGCTTTGTTTGTATTTGGTATGATTGAGATGCGTCGTAACCATCAAATGCCAGTCATTTGGGTTACTCTGGGTAATATTTGGTTTATACTCTTGATGACCAAGTTGGTCTTTATTTTAGTCTTGTTTGGAGAAGACATCTATCGGTTTTTTGAGGCGATTTATTTTAAGCTAAGCAACTATTTTAGTAACGAACTAACAGAACAAAGTCCATCCATGGCCTCCCGGCGTAAATTTGTAAGCCAAGGTGCCTTGTTTTTAGCCTCCATCCCTTTTATGTCACTTACCTATGGTTTGTTGCGAGGCCGATATCAATACAAAATTCACAAGCAAACAGTTTATTATAAAGATTTGCCAGAGGCATTTGACGGATTCCGAATCTGCCAGATATCGGATATTCACAGTGGCAGTTTTGAAGATCGTGAAGGGGTGATCAAAGGGCTTGATTTGATTAAATCTTTGAACAGCGACCTGATTGTTTTTACAGGAGATCTGGTCAATACATTTTCCACTGAATTTGATCCTTGGGTGGCAGATTTTAAAAATTTAAAAGCTCCTTATGGACAATATTCTATACTAGGGAATCATGATTATGGAGAATATACCCAATGGGAAACAGAAGCAGCCAAACAACAAAATTTTGAAGCTATAAAAGCACACCACTCGGATATGGATTTTCGCTTGCTTTTAGATGAATCAATAAAAATCGAAAAAAACAATCAATCGATTCGATTGCTTGGAGTAGAAAATTGGGGTGTTGGATTTGGAAAAAGAGGAAATCTGGAAAAAGCATTGAGTCAAGTATCTGAATCAGAATTTAAAGTCTTGCTATCCCACGATCCAACCCATTGGGAAAATGAAGTTAAGATGCACCCACAACACATTCATTTAACACTCAGCGGACATACACACGGCATGCAGATGGGAATCGAAATACCGGGATTTAAATGGAGTCCTATCCAATACCGATACCCGAAATGGGCCGGCCTTTACCAGGAAGCAGGCCGCAACTTGTACATCAACAGAGGCTTTGGGGTATTAGGATTTAGAGGTAGGGTAGGAATATGGCCAGAGATTACAGAAATCACCTTGAAGAGAGGAGATGAGTCCGTTTAG
- a CDS encoding TolC family protein, with product MKNGLQTILLLILISCSFTAGAQVQLRLQSAIDTALFNNLGLIIRKNEARIASNNLSRAQAGMIPSLDLNAGTNYSNNNLTQEFNTGSEINKTGVATKSINGQLVLNWVLFDGTKMFATYKKLQTLKDMGELNVLLNTESLISNVINAYAEIVKQNILLKSTLSNLSLYEERVKLADTKLKIGKSARSEFLQASLDLNIQKNNLVKQSSQLKIAKLNLNTLMMRSLNSEFEVSDSLQIDETINLEQALAKLESGNIQLKLLQLLEKQRQHEIKEQQSYAYPRINLNAGYNFVSSSSTQGLFLVNQSRGPLVGLTLNWNLYNGIQRKQVQNSKLLKENVRLAYVETKINLQSTVINAWQRYQDAISLAKSEQENFKLAAENLNIMAQRFKLAEATILELKDAQQLNEAATTRLANSLFDAKTAETELRMLIGNLVQ from the coding sequence ATGAAAAACGGCTTACAAACAATTTTATTGCTGATACTTATAAGTTGCAGTTTCACAGCGGGTGCACAAGTTCAACTCCGTTTGCAATCAGCCATCGATACGGCTTTGTTTAATAACCTTGGATTAATTATTCGTAAAAACGAAGCCCGCATCGCATCCAATAATTTAAGCAGAGCTCAAGCAGGTATGATTCCAAGTTTGGATCTGAATGCAGGTACCAATTACTCCAACAACAATCTCACGCAAGAATTTAATACAGGCTCCGAAATTAATAAAACGGGTGTAGCTACTAAATCAATCAATGGACAATTGGTATTGAATTGGGTCTTGTTTGACGGAACCAAAATGTTTGCAACTTATAAAAAACTTCAGACCCTAAAAGATATGGGCGAACTCAACGTGTTGTTGAATACGGAATCGCTTATTTCCAACGTGATTAATGCTTATGCTGAAATTGTAAAACAAAACATCTTATTAAAAAGTACCTTAAGCAATTTATCGCTCTATGAAGAACGGGTTAAATTAGCTGACACAAAATTGAAGATTGGAAAATCGGCCCGCTCTGAATTTTTACAGGCCTCTTTAGATCTGAATATTCAAAAAAATAATCTTGTAAAACAAAGCTCCCAATTAAAAATCGCCAAGTTAAATTTGAATACCTTAATGATGCGATCGCTGAACAGTGAATTTGAAGTAAGCGATAGTCTTCAGATTGATGAAACTATAAATTTAGAGCAAGCACTTGCAAAACTGGAATCTGGAAATATCCAGTTAAAACTATTGCAGTTATTGGAAAAACAACGGCAGCATGAAATTAAGGAACAGCAATCGTATGCCTATCCAAGAATCAATCTCAATGCAGGTTATAATTTTGTGAGCAGTTCGTCTACTCAGGGATTATTTTTAGTAAACCAAAGTCGGGGTCCCTTGGTAGGACTGACCCTGAACTGGAATTTATACAATGGAATCCAACGCAAGCAAGTGCAAAACAGCAAGCTTTTAAAAGAGAATGTGCGACTGGCTTATGTTGAAACGAAAATAAATTTGCAGTCAACTGTAATCAATGCCTGGCAGCGTTACCAGGATGCCATTTCATTGGCAAAATCAGAACAAGAAAATTTCAAACTGGCTGCTGAAAATCTAAACATCATGGCACAGCGATTTAAACTGGCTGAAGCTACCATTCTGGAATTGAAAGACGCTCAACAACTCAATGAAGCCGCTACCACCCGATTGGCCAACAGCTTATTTGATGCAAAGACCGCAGAAACAGAATTGCGAATGTTAATTGGAAATTTAGTACAATAA
- a CDS encoding leucine--tRNA ligase, translating into MEFSHREIEEKWKRYWNENQVYRITDDFSKPKFYVLDMFPYPSGAGLHVGHPLGYIASDIVARHKRMSGFNVLHPMGFDAFGLPAEQYAIQTGIHPSVSTAQNIQRYREQLDNIGFNYDWSREVITCDPSYYKWTQWIFLKLFNSYYNTSEQKAKPIDELIQLFERFGNNSIPAHHTEDTVFDAAEWSAKSRIEQERILMNYRLAFRKTAYVNWCEALGTVLANDEIKDGVSERGGHPVEKKAMLQWALRITAYAERLLKDMENLEWSDSLKIMQSNWIGKSLGAQIFFNIEHHPDSIEIFTTRPDTIFGASFIVLAPEHPLVSSITIQSQKDAVEQYINHSNLKTERERQADNKSVSGVFTGAYAVHPLTNDKIPIWIADYVLIEYGTGAIMAVPSNDKRDRVFAKHFNLPFQQVIDQTEFPNADLEDKVGMLINSDFLNGKSVEQAITEILNVLESRGIGKTRIQYKLRDANFSRQRYWGEPFPIYYDAQGHTYQLDESDLPLELPHIEQIEPGKSAKSPLAAATEWVNWQGFTRETDTMPGYAGSSWYFLRYMDPNNPNEFASKEALNYWKEVDLYIGGTEHAVGHLMYSRFWHKFLYDCDFVNTNEPFKKLVNQGMIQGIIESLLFVKDSHPPLFIDVNLKTNYTDDQLARIPVHIDYVSDYNTDHSHLSKAGILQFVKWRPEFAGSLFKNEEITYLLNEISDDFKIHTLSETGKMSKRYHNVVNPDDVIAEYGADCFRMYEMFLGPIDQAKPWDTKGIDGVSKFLRKFYNLFYNATDQFNLTDEPANADELKILHTCIKKVNQDIEQLSFNTSVSAFMICVNELKRIGCAKRDVLMPLAQLLAPFAPFITEEIWHAAGNTGSIHHCTYPMADENHLIKNEVNYPVSINGKKRFEWIVAKTLSQDELLQQVVELDEINKWLEGQEIKKIIIVPNRMINIVI; encoded by the coding sequence ATGGAATTTTCACATAGGGAAATTGAAGAAAAATGGAAGCGATACTGGAATGAAAATCAGGTTTATAGAATAACCGATGATTTTAGTAAACCAAAATTTTATGTGCTTGACATGTTTCCTTATCCTTCAGGAGCAGGTTTACATGTGGGGCATCCGCTGGGTTATATTGCCTCTGATATTGTGGCACGTCACAAACGCATGTCTGGTTTCAATGTGTTGCATCCAATGGGATTTGATGCATTTGGATTGCCTGCTGAACAATATGCAATACAAACAGGAATTCATCCATCTGTTTCTACAGCACAGAACATACAACGCTATCGCGAACAACTTGACAACATCGGATTTAATTACGATTGGTCCCGTGAAGTGATTACTTGCGATCCTTCATATTATAAATGGACCCAATGGATCTTTTTAAAATTATTCAATTCCTATTACAATACCAGCGAACAAAAAGCAAAACCTATTGATGAACTGATTCAGTTATTTGAGCGCTTTGGAAACAATTCAATTCCAGCGCATCATACAGAAGATACTGTGTTTGATGCTGCTGAATGGAGTGCAAAAAGTCGCATCGAACAAGAACGCATCTTAATGAATTATCGCCTGGCCTTTCGCAAAACAGCTTATGTCAATTGGTGTGAAGCTTTGGGTACGGTATTGGCTAATGACGAAATCAAAGATGGGGTATCCGAACGCGGCGGGCATCCCGTTGAGAAAAAAGCCATGTTGCAATGGGCTTTACGGATCACTGCATATGCCGAACGCTTGCTGAAGGATATGGAAAATTTGGAATGGTCCGATTCATTAAAAATTATGCAAAGCAATTGGATTGGAAAATCATTGGGCGCTCAAATCTTTTTTAATATAGAACATCATCCAGATTCCATAGAAATATTCACCACGCGTCCAGATACAATTTTTGGTGCCAGCTTTATAGTGCTTGCTCCTGAACATCCTTTAGTATCATCTATCACTATTCAATCACAAAAAGACGCAGTTGAACAATACATCAACCACAGCAATTTGAAAACAGAACGGGAACGGCAAGCTGATAACAAATCGGTTTCGGGTGTATTTACCGGAGCATATGCCGTTCATCCATTAACCAATGATAAAATACCTATCTGGATTGCTGATTATGTTTTAATTGAATACGGCACCGGCGCCATCATGGCAGTACCCAGCAATGATAAAAGAGATCGGGTTTTTGCAAAACATTTCAATTTACCCTTCCAACAAGTTATAGATCAAACTGAATTCCCAAATGCCGATTTGGAAGATAAAGTGGGCATGTTGATTAATTCTGATTTCTTAAATGGAAAATCTGTTGAGCAAGCAATCACTGAAATTTTAAATGTATTGGAATCCAGAGGAATCGGCAAAACAAGAATTCAATACAAATTGCGCGATGCCAATTTTAGCAGGCAGCGCTATTGGGGAGAACCCTTTCCAATTTATTACGATGCTCAAGGACATACGTATCAGTTAGATGAATCAGATTTACCACTTGAATTGCCGCATATCGAACAAATCGAACCTGGCAAATCAGCAAAATCTCCTTTGGCTGCAGCAACCGAATGGGTAAACTGGCAAGGTTTTACACGTGAAACAGATACCATGCCTGGATATGCAGGTTCTTCCTGGTATTTTCTACGATATATGGACCCTAACAATCCCAATGAATTTGCTTCAAAAGAAGCATTGAATTATTGGAAAGAAGTTGACTTGTATATAGGCGGCACTGAACATGCAGTTGGACATTTGATGTACTCTCGGTTTTGGCATAAATTTTTATACGATTGCGATTTTGTAAATACCAACGAACCTTTTAAGAAATTAGTTAATCAAGGGATGATCCAGGGAATAATTGAATCTTTGCTTTTTGTCAAAGACAGTCATCCTCCCCTATTTATAGACGTAAATTTAAAAACAAACTACACAGACGATCAATTAGCGCGCATTCCGGTTCATATTGATTATGTTAGCGATTACAATACAGATCATTCCCATCTTTCCAAAGCTGGTATTTTGCAATTTGTAAAATGGAGGCCAGAATTTGCAGGAAGTTTATTTAAAAATGAAGAAATCACTTATTTGTTAAATGAGATTTCTGATGATTTTAAAATACATACACTTTCTGAAACCGGTAAAATGTCCAAGCGTTATCACAATGTGGTAAATCCAGATGATGTGATTGCGGAGTATGGTGCAGATTGCTTCCGGATGTATGAAATGTTTTTAGGACCGATTGATCAAGCTAAACCCTGGGATACCAAAGGAATTGATGGCGTTAGTAAATTTTTAAGAAAGTTTTACAATCTGTTTTACAATGCAACCGATCAGTTTAATCTTACGGATGAACCAGCGAATGCAGACGAACTAAAAATATTGCATACCTGCATCAAAAAAGTAAATCAGGACATCGAGCAATTATCATTTAATACGTCTGTCAGTGCATTTATGATTTGTGTTAATGAATTGAAACGAATCGGTTGTGCAAAAAGAGACGTACTAATGCCATTAGCGCAATTACTCGCTCCATTTGCCCCATTTATCACAGAAGAAATCTGGCATGCCGCAGGAAATACCGGAAGCATCCACCATTGTACCTATCCAATGGCTGATGAAAATCATTTAATAAAAAATGAAGTAAATTATCCTGTCAGCATCAATGGTAAAAAACGGTTTGAATGGATTGTTGCTAAAACATTAAGCCAGGATGAGCTACTGCAACAAGTTGTTGAATTGGATGAAATAAATAAATGGTTGGAAGGACAAGAAATAAAAAAAATTATTATTGTTCCCAATCGCATGATTAATATTGTTATCTAA
- a CDS encoding acyl-CoA thioesterase, translating into MTTIPQSRHRIRFKDCDPLGHLYNTRFIEYMLEAREDQILEHYQLNLMDYAEQNKKSWVLVKHEIAYLQEAKRNEWVWIRSLIIRCSEKDILVEYQMWNDEQTKLKALLWSRFLHIDLVLKKTTAHPPEIQTMLEDNLVQIEKTGFDDRVKYLSQKES; encoded by the coding sequence ATGACAACCATTCCACAATCCAGACATCGCATTCGATTTAAGGATTGCGATCCATTAGGCCATTTATACAATACGCGATTTATTGAGTATATGTTGGAAGCACGAGAAGATCAAATTCTTGAGCATTACCAATTAAACTTAATGGATTATGCTGAGCAAAATAAAAAGTCCTGGGTATTGGTTAAGCATGAAATAGCTTATTTGCAGGAAGCAAAACGAAATGAATGGGTGTGGATTCGTTCTCTGATCATTCGATGTTCAGAGAAAGATATTCTTGTGGAATACCAAATGTGGAATGATGAACAAACAAAGCTTAAGGCCTTATTGTGGTCCAGATTTTTGCACATTGATTTAGTATTAAAAAAGACAACAGCCCATCCACCAGAAATCCAAACGATGTTAGAAGACAATCTTGTTCAAATAGAAAAAACAGGATTTGATGATCGGGTTAAGTATTTAAGTCAAAAGGAAAGTTAG
- a CDS encoding efflux RND transporter permease subunit yields the protein MSLSTTSINRPVLTIVMNLLIILFGVIGFKYLGVREYPSIDPPVITVRTNYSGANADIIESQITEPLEKGLNGIAGIKSISSSSNQGSSVITVEFDISINMEAAANDVRDKVSQSVRQLPLDIDALPTVTKSDANADAIISMTFQSKNLSHLEVSDYAENVVAERLQTIPGVSNIQIWGQKKYAMRIWFDPAKLSAAGLTPLDVKQALDRENVELPSGKIAGDNTELTINTKGKLSSEDDFNNLIIKNTNGTIVRLRDIGKASLGSEAEETVLKESGVPMIGLALVPQPGANYIDISNEFYKRFEQLKKELPKDFSINIALDNTKFVKKAVNEVAETLLIAILLVILIIFLFFRDWIVAFRPLIDIPVSLIGAFFIMYMMDYSINVLTLLAIVLATGLVVDDGIVVTENIFKKIEDGMSPIEAAKKGSNEILFAVLSTSVTLASVFLPVIFMQGFVGRLFQEFGVVLAGSVLISAFVSLTLTPMLNAKLVRKSNTKSKFYQLTEPYFEKLNSGYQHALNQFLSFRWMAFILIAVCGFMIWFFGSGLKSELAPVEDRSWMRILMSTPEGATFEYTDAVVDKMTQFIQDSIKEKRVCLTVTAPNFAGTGSPNSAFVRLALKDPDERKRSQKEIAQYIIQKSSLIPEAKISVVEQQTISTGGFGGLPIQFVLQAPDFERLKEKLPVFMEEASKNKTFKVVDANLKFNKPELNVSVNRDKARDLGVSVQDIAQTLQLAFSPQRLAYFNMLGKQYQVIGQFERASRDKPIDLKSIYVRNNVGQLIQLDNIVSTKESSSPPQLYHFNRYMSATVSAQLAPGKTIGEGIAAMEEIAAKTLDDSFTTALSGASRDFAESSSSLAFAFGLALLLVYLILSAQFESFRDPLIIMITVPLAIAGAVFSLWYFNQTLNIFSQIGIIMLIGLVTKNGILIVEFANKLQEKGMAKSEAILQASVGRLRPILMTSLATSLGALPIAISFGAASQSRMGMGIVVIGGLMFSLLLTLFVIPSMYSYISKKKHSTKTDHAELLVQ from the coding sequence GTGAGTTTATCGACTACCAGCATTAACAGACCCGTACTCACGATTGTGATGAATCTGCTGATTATCCTTTTTGGGGTAATCGGCTTTAAGTATTTAGGCGTGCGGGAATATCCAAGCATAGACCCGCCGGTTATTACCGTGCGCACCAATTATTCCGGTGCCAATGCTGACATCATTGAAAGTCAAATCACAGAACCCCTTGAAAAAGGATTGAATGGCATCGCCGGAATTAAATCCATTTCATCCAGCAGCAACCAGGGATCCAGTGTGATCACCGTTGAATTTGATATCAGCATCAATATGGAAGCGGCGGCCAATGATGTGCGCGATAAAGTATCGCAATCGGTCAGACAACTTCCATTAGACATTGATGCATTGCCCACGGTGACAAAATCAGATGCCAATGCAGATGCAATCATTTCCATGACGTTTCAGAGTAAAAATCTGAGCCATCTGGAAGTTAGCGATTATGCAGAAAATGTAGTCGCCGAACGATTGCAAACCATTCCCGGAGTCAGCAACATTCAAATTTGGGGTCAGAAAAAATATGCCATGCGTATTTGGTTTGATCCTGCAAAACTTTCAGCAGCTGGTTTAACTCCCCTGGATGTAAAACAAGCATTGGATCGTGAAAATGTTGAATTGCCAAGTGGAAAAATTGCAGGTGACAATACCGAACTTACAATTAATACAAAAGGAAAATTAAGCAGTGAAGATGATTTTAATAATCTCATCATAAAAAATACAAATGGTACGATCGTAAGACTTCGTGATATTGGCAAAGCTAGCTTAGGTTCTGAAGCAGAAGAAACGGTCTTAAAAGAATCGGGGGTCCCTATGATAGGGCTTGCACTGGTGCCGCAACCCGGTGCGAATTATATAGATATCTCAAATGAATTTTACAAACGATTTGAACAACTAAAAAAAGAGTTGCCCAAAGACTTTTCGATTAATATAGCGCTTGACAATACCAAGTTTGTAAAAAAGGCAGTAAATGAAGTGGCCGAAACCTTGTTGATTGCTATCCTTTTGGTGATCTTAATCATATTCCTCTTTTTTCGGGATTGGATCGTAGCCTTTCGACCCTTGATTGATATTCCAGTATCCCTGATTGGCGCTTTTTTTATCATGTATATGATGGATTACTCCATCAATGTATTAACCTTATTGGCCATAGTATTAGCTACCGGATTGGTCGTTGACGATGGCATTGTCGTTACAGAAAATATTTTCAAAAAAATTGAAGACGGCATGTCGCCAATAGAAGCTGCAAAAAAGGGGTCTAATGAAATTTTATTTGCAGTACTTTCTACATCGGTCACGCTGGCTTCTGTTTTTTTACCCGTCATTTTTATGCAAGGTTTTGTTGGAAGACTGTTTCAGGAATTTGGCGTTGTGTTGGCTGGGTCCGTTTTAATATCGGCTTTTGTATCCTTGACATTGACTCCTATGTTAAATGCCAAATTGGTGCGCAAGTCGAATACAAAAAGTAAATTCTATCAATTAACAGAACCGTATTTTGAAAAACTCAATTCCGGGTATCAACATGCGTTGAATCAGTTTCTGTCATTTCGTTGGATGGCTTTTATTTTGATTGCAGTCTGCGGGTTTATGATTTGGTTTTTTGGTTCCGGATTAAAATCAGAACTTGCCCCGGTCGAAGACAGAAGTTGGATGCGAATTCTAATGAGCACCCCTGAAGGCGCAACCTTTGAATACACAGATGCCGTTGTGGATAAAATGACACAATTTATTCAGGATTCAATAAAGGAAAAAAGAGTGTGTTTAACAGTTACTGCACCAAATTTTGCAGGCACAGGTTCGCCTAATTCTGCATTTGTTCGATTGGCATTGAAAGATCCGGATGAACGCAAACGCAGTCAAAAAGAAATTGCACAATACATTATTCAAAAATCCTCCTTAATTCCTGAAGCTAAAATTTCGGTAGTTGAACAACAAACCATTTCAACCGGAGGATTTGGTGGATTGCCGATCCAATTTGTTTTACAAGCTCCCGACTTCGAACGCTTGAAAGAAAAACTTCCTGTCTTTATGGAAGAAGCTTCAAAAAATAAAACCTTCAAGGTGGTAGATGCCAATTTAAAATTCAACAAACCTGAATTGAACGTTTCAGTAAATCGGGACAAAGCGCGCGACCTGGGAGTATCTGTACAAGACATTGCACAAACCTTGCAATTGGCTTTTAGTCCGCAACGCCTGGCTTATTTTAATATGCTTGGCAAACAATATCAAGTCATCGGCCAATTTGAACGAGCATCCCGGGATAAACCGATTGATCTTAAATCAATTTATGTTCGAAACAACGTCGGACAACTTATCCAATTGGATAATATTGTTTCGACCAAAGAAAGCAGCAGTCCACCCCAGCTGTATCATTTTAACCGATACATGTCTGCAACGGTAAGTGCCCAATTAGCTCCAGGAAAAACAATTGGAGAAGGCATCGCCGCGATGGAGGAAATTGCAGCTAAAACATTGGACGATTCGTTTACTACGGCTTTAAGCGGAGCTTCCCGAGATTTTGCTGAGAGTTCATCGAGTCTGGCATTTGCTTTTGGCTTGGCTTTGTTGTTGGTATACCTTATTTTATCTGCACAGTTTGAAAGCTTTCGCGACCCACTCATTATTATGATAACCGTTCCATTGGCAATTGCCGGAGCGGTGTTTTCGCTTTGGTATTTTAATCAAACCTTGAATATATTTAGTCAAATTGGAATTATCATGTTAATCGGGCTGGTTACAAAAAACGGAATCCTGATCGTTGAATTTGCAAACAAACTTCAGGAAAAAGGAATGGCAAAATCAGAAGCAATCCTCCAGGCTTCTGTTGGTCGTTTACGTCCTATTTTAATGACCAGTCTTGCAACTTCTTTGGGTGCACTTCCCATTGCAATTTCTTTTGGTGCGGCATCTCAAAGCCGGATGGGAATGGGAATCGTAGTTATTGGAGGTTTGATGTTTTCATTGCTCTTGACTTTGTTTGTCATTCCTTCGATGTATAGTTACATCTCAAAGAAAAAACATTCCACAAAAACAGATCATGCAGAATTGTTGGTTCAGTAA
- a CDS encoding PhzF family phenazine biosynthesis protein produces MKTYFVDSFTNQKFKGNPAAVCLCEHDLEPGLMQNIATEIGFSETAFIKQLQGNTYGIRFFTPKQEIPLCGHATLAASKIIFEYNSFETIVFINCENIELPISKYEGKIVMQFPVYDLGPINVPQSVLDALGIQNITTSFYNEKTKIILIEIEDSNVLAKLNPDYSALLKSHSGINGVLVTSVSATPDYDFHYRYFWPWAGTNEDPVTGGVQTFLTKYWATKLHKTELQVYQSSQRSGTMSTALIEDKVFIYGEAVIVFEGDFKN; encoded by the coding sequence ATGAAAACCTATTTTGTAGATTCATTTACCAATCAAAAATTCAAAGGAAATCCTGCAGCGGTTTGTTTATGCGAGCATGATTTAGAGCCCGGTTTAATGCAAAACATTGCAACCGAGATTGGATTTTCAGAAACTGCTTTTATTAAACAGCTGCAGGGGAATACTTACGGCATCCGATTCTTTACACCCAAACAAGAGATTCCTTTGTGTGGGCATGCCACCCTGGCAGCATCTAAAATAATTTTTGAATACAATTCATTTGAAACAATCGTTTTTATTAATTGCGAAAACATTGAACTTCCAATCAGCAAATACGAAGGTAAAATCGTCATGCAATTTCCAGTATATGATTTAGGACCTATAAATGTTCCCCAATCCGTGTTGGATGCTCTTGGTATACAAAACATAACAACCAGTTTTTATAACGAAAAGACTAAAATTATCTTAATTGAAATTGAAGATTCAAACGTTTTGGCAAAACTAAATCCGGACTATTCAGCCTTGTTAAAATCTCATTCAGGCATTAACGGAGTTTTGGTAACTTCTGTTTCCGCAACTCCGGATTACGATTTCCACTACCGCTATTTTTGGCCCTGGGCAGGAACCAACGAAGATCCAGTGACAGGAGGTGTCCAAACCTTTCTTACAAAATATTGGGCAACCAAACTACACAAAACGGAGCTGCAGGTTTATCAATCTTCACAAAGAAGCGGAACCATGTCGACAGCCTTAATTGAAGACAAGGTCTTCATATATGGTGAAGCGGTAATTGTTTTTGAAGGAGATTTTAAAAATTAA
- a CDS encoding 3-hydroxybutyryl-CoA dehydrogenase, whose product MKNITVIGAGTMGSGIAHVFAQYGYQVVLNDISAPALEKALASITKNLDRMVEKAKLTGEDKINTLNRLTLNSDLESAVENAELVIEAATENESLKLKIFTDLERMCAPNTILASNTSAISLTKIASITKRPDKVIGMHFMNPAPIMKLVEIIRGYNTSDEVCETIMNLTRALDKVPVEVNDYPGFVSNRILIPMINEAVHCLYEGVAGVEEIDTVMKLGMAHPMGPLQLADFIGLDVCLAILRVLEDGFGNPKYAPCPLLVKMVTANKLGVKSGEGFYSYTPGSKELVVAPKFSRFPATLSNLS is encoded by the coding sequence ATGAAAAATATTACAGTTATCGGAGCAGGAACCATGGGAAGTGGCATCGCTCATGTATTTGCACAATATGGTTATCAGGTTGTCTTAAATGATATTTCAGCACCGGCATTGGAAAAAGCCTTGGCTTCGATTACTAAAAATCTGGATCGCATGGTAGAAAAAGCCAAATTAACCGGAGAGGATAAAATCAATACCTTAAATCGGCTCACCTTAAATTCAGATCTGGAATCTGCTGTTGAAAATGCTGAATTGGTGATTGAAGCTGCAACCGAAAACGAGTCTCTTAAGTTAAAAATATTTACAGATCTCGAGCGAATGTGTGCACCAAATACGATTTTAGCCAGCAACACTTCCGCCATTTCATTGACAAAAATTGCATCTATTACCAAAAGACCGGATAAAGTCATTGGAATGCACTTTATGAATCCGGCGCCTATAATGAAATTGGTTGAAATCATTCGTGGGTATAATACATCTGATGAAGTGTGTGAAACCATTATGAATCTTACCAGAGCACTTGATAAAGTTCCTGTTGAAGTCAATGATTATCCTGGATTTGTTTCCAATCGTATTTTGATTCCTATGATAAATGAAGCCGTTCATTGTTTATATGAAGGAGTGGCCGGTGTAGAAGAAATAGATACCGTCATGAAATTGGGAATGGCGCATCCTATGGGTCCTCTGCAATTGGCAGATTTTATTGGTCTGGATGTTTGTTTAGCCATATTGCGAGTCTTGGAAGATGGTTTTGGAAATCCTAAATACGCACCTTGTCCATTATTGGTTAAAATGGTAACTGCCAATAAATTGGGCGTTAAATCCGGTGAAGGATTTTATAGCTATACTCCCGGTTCTAAAGAATTGGTCGTTGCTCCAAAATTCAGTCGGTTTCCAGCGACCCTGAGCAATCTAAGTTAG